The Deinococcota bacterium genome has a window encoding:
- a CDS encoding type II toxin-antitoxin system Phd/YefM family antitoxin, translating to MIKALPKTVSAAEARANFAEIVGGLAAPEAAEVVITRHGRPVAVLLSAERYSELIATLETLE from the coding sequence CTGCCCAAGACGGTCAGCGCGGCCGAAGCACGTGCGAACTTTGCCGAGATCGTGGGCGGCCTCGCCGCGCCTGAGGCCGCCGAGGTGGTGATCACCCGCCACGGCCGGCCGGTGGCCGTCCTCCTGAGCGCCGAGCGCTACAGCGAGCTGATCGCTACCCTCGAGACGCTCGAGGA